The Halorubrum salinarum region ACTGGGACAGTATGGCTGCCAGGTGCTGACCGGACGAGTAACACCGCGAACAGCAGGAAGAGCGCCGCCGTAATCCCGTCGAGGACGACGCCCGGGAGCGCCTGCTGGAGCGCCTGGCCGAACAGGATCTCGAGGACGGTCCAGCCCGCGAATGCCGTCCCGGCCGCCGCGACAACCAGCAGTGGCTTGAACCGGGTCGACAGTCCGGCGATAATGAACTGGACTTTCTCCCCTGGCAGTACGGTGAGCTGTGCGATGGCCGCGATTACGACGATCTCCAGAAATGGCGTCATGCGTCACCCCGGTGCTCAACGCTACCCGAGTCGTCGGCGTCGTTCACGGGGGTCACTCGGATCGACGTCGCAACCCCTTCGGGAATGGCTTGCTCAGTATCGTCGACAGCGAGAGTAAGCATTCCGAACGGGGCGATGTCAACAATACGGACAGCTGTGCCCGGCGTGATCCCGACGTCGGCCAAGTATGCGAGGTCGTTCTCGTTGCGATCGCTAACGCGAGTGATGACCACTCGATCGCCGACCTCACAGGCTGACAGGGGTGTCATCGGGTCCTGATTCGGCGGCTCTAGGTCTTCGCTTGGAATCGGATCGCCGTGGGGGTCTCGCCGGGGGTTTTCGAGTGTCTCGGCGAGCCGCCGTTCGAACTCCTCGCTGATGTGGTGTTCGAGTCTGTCGGCTTCCTCGTGGACCTGTTCCCAAGGGTAATCGAGGTGGTCGGCCAGATAGGTTTCGAGGAGCCGGTGATGCCGGAGTACTTCGACCGCAACGGTTTTGCCGTCGTCGGTGAGTTCGCTTCCATGGTACGGTTCGCGTGCGATCAGTCCCTGCGCTTCAAGTCGGTCAAGCGTACTCGTAACCGTCGCCTGTGCCTTATCGAGCCGATCGGCAATATCAGATGTTGACACCGGTGGACCCGCTTCCTGCTGGAGGTGGTAGATCGTTTTGAGGGTGTCCTCAACTACTGGACTCGAATCCATTTAGACCGTTATTTAGACCCATCTAATTTAATACTTGGGGATCATTGAGAGAGTCGGTTACATCAATTTTCTGTAATTGTGATAATAGAGTTCATCGGCCTTGTTTGGACGCTTCTGAATTGGTTGGTTAGTGGCTCTGTTGGGGTCAACAGGATCTGTCCGTGAGTGCCTCTCAATCCGCTTTGGTGGTTTGGATAGAGACCGGAAACGGTGATTCCACCGCGTCTAAACAAGCCCGAGTTCATCTTATCGCAGCAGGCGAAGTAGGTGTATCAAAATGAAGTTGGTGAAAAGAGGTTAACCGTCTCTGGGGGTGATAAAAAGAAGCCTACGAACTCTCCTTGGTCGAGTTGGAATCGTACAGAGATGTGATTGGGTACCTCACCGTTGATTGATTAGGTCCGACGATGGTCAATTCCACCGGCGACGTTGAGGAGCGCGGAGACTATCGTTAGTCCGAGTTGTGGTTCCCGAAACCAGAAGGCCGTAGAGGTAATGACGGCTCGAAGCCCTACGAGCAGCAGTGAGAGAGCCGGCACGTCTTTATTGACACTTCCAACGCCACCTCCATCACTCGTGTACCGGGCCCCTCGCCAGATTCACCAACTGGGAGGCGACCTGCTTCATATGGAATACGCTCAGTTTGGACGCTCCAGACCACCTTTCCTGATTCGTTTACTTCGACAAACCGGCGATTCAACGTGTCTGTGATCAATGTATTCCCGTTCGGGAGATGATCAGCATCTTGAGGCCAATTAAACGTGATACCACCAGCACGGTCGAGTGTCCACGCTGGTTCCACACTCCCATTCTCAGTCCGGTGGAGTTCGACGACCCAGTCGTGCTCGCTATCAGCGACGAGGACGGCATCATCCCCGAGCCACTGAGGATTGTGCTGGTGGTTGAGCACGTCAGGGTCGCCACATCGAATATCGCCATCACTGTCATAGTCGGCTAACTGGCATGATATATGACAGTTGGTCTCGTTTGAATCGGTCGTGTCTTTGTTGTTGACGTCGACGACACCCTCTCCGCGCTTGATGACGAGAAGCTGGTTGGCGTTCCGCACTGAGACGAGATAGTGTCCGGTGCTGGTGACGCCCACGTCGTTGATGTGTAGCCAGTCGGTCGTTGTCGGATCTTGTGGGGCGTCGTAGAACGAACTCGCATTCCACTGCCACGTGACTTCGCCGTTCTTGACAGTAAAGATACGCTTGTACTCCATATCGGTGACCAAATATTCACCCGATTCGAGTCGTTCGACATCGTGGACTACGCTGTTCTTGTTCGTTCGCACCGGGAAGCTATACCCCGAAAGCACCTGCAGGTCTTTCCCGGGGTCAATGACTCGGAATCCCGTTCGGGTACAGGGAGACTCGTCTGATCCGCACGAAGCGTACCCGCTGTCCATGAACCCGGCTAACACTGTTCCGTTCTCTGTTTGGGTGACGTTAAAAATAGCTATCAGCACTCGATTCACGTCACGTAGTGTTCGTACCGTTGAGGAGGTAGACGCTATGCCGCATTCGTGCCAGCCTGGACCACCCCTCTGAGACTCGACCAAGGTTTGGGACGTCTGGTTTATCTCCGAAGCCGTCCCAATCGCAGGGGCGAGCATTGTACTGCTAACAAGCGTGAGAACGAACAGAACCACGCCGAAAAGGATTGGATAGCTGCCCCACGGAGATCAGGAACGGGGTTCATTTCTGGATATACAGCGAGTACATGATAACCGCGAGACCAAGGGCAACGAACAGGCTGTTGATGAGCACGCCGAGGGCCAATCCGACAGAAAAGAACTGGTTGGCCACGCCAGTCAGGATTGCCCCGAGTGTGATAATACCGAACCCGACACCAAGGACACGTAGTGAATCCTCACCCGTGCGTCGATAGGCCTTAAATGCAATGTAGGTGATCCCGCCACCGAGAAACAGGATTACGAACTTGACGACTGCAATCGCCGTGATGACGCCGTTCATACTTCGTCTCCCATCATCGACCAGATATCTACAAGCCGTTCATCGGTGGACTGTGGGGGCCGCTCAATACTCACCGAAAACTCGCCTGTATCGTCCACAGATATCATCACGTTATCGAATGATCTTTTGTAATGGGTAACACGTCCACCCCCGGAATTGATCGTATCCCACTCTCGGACAAGGGAAGCGGAACTGAGTAATTCTAATTTACGATACAACGTCGACTTTGGGATGTCACAGACATCATTCAATTCGTTCGCGGTCATGGGTTCAACGGTTTGGCGGAGGATGGAACGACAGTCGGGATCATCCAGCGCATCAAGGACTTCCTGTAACGCCGGTGCGTCCTCGGATGCCGCTGAATTATTTCCCATAATTCAATTAAATACATTGGACGAAAAATAGTGTCCGATTGTTTTTTGACGGTTCTCCTGATGAAGCAGGGCTGGGAAAAGTCTCGATTCCCAGCTCAAAAGTAACGATTTGAAAGAATAGAGAGGTGAGCGAAGACTTAGTGACATAATATTGAGAGGAGTATATTTTGTATTGATCTCTGAGTCGGGGTTCATTATTTTCAGATGGATCTTATATTCCCCTACAGAGCGAGCAGGGATAGGAAACGTATCATGAATTAATATTTCATGAGATGTGATACATAACCCACCTTCTGTCTGTGTCTGGAAATCATTCATATTAAATTAAATTTGTATGACCCAATATCCATTATTATACAACAAATTGCTATTTTATATATCCTTTTCGTACACTTCGAGAAGCTCCTTATATCGATTTTGTATTGTAACTTGGCTTATGTGGGCGACTTCGCTCACAGTCTCTTGTGTGAGCTGTTCGTTCGTAAGATGGGTCGCAGCATATAACGCAGCAGCCGCTAATCCTGCCGGGTTCTTCCCACTGTGTACCCCATTTTCTGTCGCAACCTCAAGAATTTCTCGAGAACGCTGTTCCGCTTCATCGCTCACGCCAAGTGATGAAGCGAATTGTGGAAGAAATTGAGTCGGAAGCTCCGGTTCAATTTTTAACTCAAGTTCACGGGATAGATATCGATACGCTCGCTGGACTCGGATTTTTTTAACACGACTCACATCAGAGAATTCTTCTAATGGCCGTGGCATTCCATGCTGTCGTGTAGCCGCGTACAGCGAAGCTGTTGACATCCCTTCAATCGATCGGCCGGGTAGTAAGTCCTTCTCTACAGCACGTCTGTATAGGATACCCGCTGTTTCTCGGATTGATTTCGGAAGGCCGAGTGCAGACGCCATCCGGTTTATTTCACCGAATGCTTGTTTAAGATTTCGTTCATGAGAATTTTTTGCTCGAAACCGTTCATCCCACATCCGAAGACGCTGTAACAGAGCGCGTTGACCATCAGGAACTGATTTTCCGTTAGCGTCCTCATCTCGCCAGCCGATAGTTGTACTTAAACCCTTATCATGCATCAGCCGTGTTGTTGGGGAACCAACACGACTCTTCTCATCGCGCTCCTCTGACGTGAACGCACGCCACTCTGGACCATGATCGATCCGGTTTTCCTTGAAAATCAACCCACAATCTTCACAAGTTGATTCACCTCCGGTATCGTTATGAGTGATTTGACCTGAACACTCGGGGCACACGCTGTTTTCAATGTACTCTGAGGCCTGATTGAGATTATCTAACGGCTGTTCGATGTTATGTTCTTGGCGCATAATAGTAACCCGATGAATAGGTTTGTTCCCCCCAAATCGTGGGGCTTCTTACCTGTTCTGAGGGGTAGCTGCGTATTGAACAAGTGGCGGAATCCCATTCGGGAGGAATCCGACCTATACCTTTGTAACCAAACTGTTGATAGACTTATTGTAATTAGGAAGCATCCTATCAATAAAAATATGTTCACCGGTATAATGAATACTAATCATTCAATTCACGATGGGGTGGTCAGCCTAGTAAATAAAGAACAACGACCTGTCCCCTTA contains the following coding sequences:
- a CDS encoding metal-dependent transcriptional regulator — its product is MDSSPVVEDTLKTIYHLQQEAGPPVSTSDIADRLDKAQATVTSTLDRLEAQGLIAREPYHGSELTDDGKTVAVEVLRHHRLLETYLADHLDYPWEQVHEEADRLEHHISEEFERRLAETLENPRRDPHGDPIPSEDLEPPNQDPMTPLSACEVGDRVVITRVSDRNENDLAYLADVGITPGTAVRIVDIAPFGMLTLAVDDTEQAIPEGVATSIRVTPVNDADDSGSVEHRGDA
- a CDS encoding arylsulfotransferase family protein, which encodes MNRVLIAIFNVTQTENGTVLAGFMDSGYASCGSDESPCTRTGFRVIDPGKDLQVLSGYSFPVRTNKNSVVHDVERLESGEYLVTDMEYKRIFTVKNGEVTWQWNASSFYDAPQDPTTTDWLHINDVGVTSTGHYLVSVRNANQLLVIKRGEGVVDVNNKDTTDSNETNCHISCQLADYDSDGDIRCGDPDVLNHQHNPQWLGDDAVLVADSEHDWVVELHRTENGSVEPAWTLDRAGGITFNWPQDADHLPNGNTLITDTLNRRFVEVNESGKVVWSVQTERIPYEAGRLPVGESGEGPGTRVMEVALEVSIKTCRLSHCCS
- a CDS encoding DUF7521 family protein, with product MNGVITAIAVVKFVILFLGGGITYIAFKAYRRTGEDSLRVLGVGFGIITLGAILTGVANQFFSVGLALGVLINSLFVALGLAVIMYSLYIQK
- a CDS encoding winged helix-turn-helix domain-containing protein yields the protein MGNNSAASEDAPALQEVLDALDDPDCRSILRQTVEPMTANELNDVCDIPKSTLYRKLELLSSASLVREWDTINSGGGRVTHYKRSFDNVMISVDDTGEFSVSIERPPQSTDERLVDIWSMMGDEV
- a CDS encoding transcription initiation factor IIB, with the translated sequence MRQEHNIEQPLDNLNQASEYIENSVCPECSGQITHNDTGGESTCEDCGLIFKENRIDHGPEWRAFTSEERDEKSRVGSPTTRLMHDKGLSTTIGWRDEDANGKSVPDGQRALLQRLRMWDERFRAKNSHERNLKQAFGEINRMASALGLPKSIRETAGILYRRAVEKDLLPGRSIEGMSTASLYAATRQHGMPRPLEEFSDVSRVKKIRVQRAYRYLSRELELKIEPELPTQFLPQFASSLGVSDEAEQRSREILEVATENGVHSGKNPAGLAAAALYAATHLTNEQLTQETVSEVAHISQVTIQNRYKELLEVYEKDI